One window from the genome of [Clostridium] celerecrescens 18A encodes:
- a CDS encoding response regulator: MTSKNETILVVEDDTQIRNFICYALKQEGFPYTTASTAQNALSILVSHQIDLMLLDLGLPDFDGMEVIKKVREWSEMPIIVVSARDQDKEKAAALDSGADDYLTKPFSATELMARIRVALRHLYKIGVTKAQTILSVGGLSIDLEKRIVSLEGDQLHVTPLEYHLLTLFLKNPGKVLTTQYILKEIYGVGYGTDTQALRALMAGLRRKIEPTPAKPRYILTEIGVGYRLVDE; the protein is encoded by the coding sequence ATGACTAGTAAAAATGAAACTATCCTGGTTGTTGAGGATGATACCCAAATTCGAAATTTTATCTGCTATGCCCTAAAGCAGGAAGGCTTTCCCTATACTACGGCAAGTACGGCACAAAACGCCCTATCCATTCTTGTCTCTCACCAGATCGACCTAATGCTCCTTGATCTTGGCCTGCCAGATTTTGACGGCATGGAGGTTATTAAAAAGGTACGGGAATGGTCAGAAATGCCTATCATCGTTGTATCAGCCCGGGATCAGGATAAGGAAAAGGCGGCAGCTCTGGACAGCGGCGCAGACGATTATCTGACAAAACCATTTTCTGCGACAGAGCTGATGGCCCGGATCCGGGTTGCATTACGCCATTTATACAAAATCGGTGTCACTAAGGCACAGACAATTCTATCCGTGGGAGGTCTTTCCATTGACCTGGAAAAACGTATTGTATCCCTGGAAGGTGACCAACTCCATGTCACCCCTCTTGAATATCATTTACTGACACTTTTTTTAAAGAATCCAGGCAAGGTGCTGACTACCCAGTACATTTTAAAAGAAATCTACGGCGTGGGGTACGGAACTGATACTCAGGCGCTTCGGGCACTCATGGCCGGACTTCGTCGAAAGATTGAACCGACTCCGGCGAAACCAAGATACATTCTTACTGAGATAGGAGTTGGCTACCGGCTTGTAGATGAATAA
- a CDS encoding potassium channel family protein gives MKLVSSKNLSEYFIIVGCGRLGANLANTLSEESGNVLIIDKNKEAFRKLSPSFGGLSVAGDGTDFDVLQEAQIDKADVLVVVTNNDNVNVMIAQIAREIFKVNRVIARLYDPERECVYREFGIDTICPAILSAKEIDKMLLKTGSTEKMDKTACELKEETK, from the coding sequence ATGAAACTGGTTTCATCTAAGAATTTATCTGAGTATTTCATAATCGTTGGATGTGGAAGGTTAGGTGCCAACCTTGCAAATACTCTGTCAGAGGAGAGTGGAAACGTTCTTATCATTGACAAGAATAAGGAGGCCTTCCGCAAACTCTCACCGTCTTTCGGGGGGCTGTCCGTTGCCGGTGACGGTACTGATTTTGACGTTCTGCAGGAAGCGCAGATCGATAAGGCAGACGTTCTTGTGGTCGTCACGAATAATGATAATGTCAATGTGATGATTGCCCAGATCGCCCGGGAAATATTTAAGGTCAACCGTGTTATTGCCCGGCTGTATGATCCTGAGCGGGAATGTGTATACCGCGAATTCGGCATTGACACCATCTGTCCGGCCATTTTGTCTGCAAAGGAGATAGATAAAATGCTTCTCAAAACAGGCAGCACGGAAAAAATGGATAAAACAGCCTGTGAGCTTAAGGAGGAAACAAAATGA